Proteins encoded together in one Telopea speciosissima isolate NSW1024214 ecotype Mountain lineage chromosome 4, Tspe_v1, whole genome shotgun sequence window:
- the LOC122659122 gene encoding uncharacterized protein LOC122659122: MNGITELNSEAYQWLMKNPLSMWSRHPFEARAKSDHITNNISESFNQWITNIRHMFILTLLDQLRVKLMERMYNMYEKGCGYDIQGIMTTNVKKKLDMVQQKATEYIFCPSSPNAFKVTDMFQDRMLVNLIDHTCTCRVWNCTGLPCKHVAAAITFMREKLERYCDSLYSIKTFMDVYGGMIHPFLDLVELTPNDPTKLVQPLVLKRRLGRPHKIMNEEGDEEYNGRSTQMRCRKCKQVGHNKRIYQLAPMKGTEASTSKGVDVKVYNLYAFVDI; this comes from the coding sequence ATGAATGGTATTACGGAACTTAACAGTGAAGCATACCAGTGGTTGATGAAAAATCCCCTAAGCATGTGGTCAAGGCATCCATTTGAAGCTAGGGCAAAGAGTGACCATATCACAAATAACATTTCAGAATCTTTCAACCAATGGATAACAAATATAAGACATATGTTTATTCTCACCTTACTTGACCAGCTAAGAGTGAAGCTGATGGAAAGAATGTATAACATGTATGAGAAAGGCTGTGGTTATGACATTCAAGGTATAATGACAACAAATGTGAAAAAAAAGTTAGACATGGTGCAGCAAAAGGCAACGGAATATATTTTTTGTCCATCTAGTCCAAATGCTTTTAAGGTGACAGATATGTTTCAAGATCGCATGTTGGTTAATTTGATAGATCACACATGTACCTGTAGAGTGTGGAATTGTACTGGGCTACCATGTAAACATGTAGCAGCAGCTATTACATTCATGAGGGAAAAACTTGAAAGATATTGTGATTCATTATACAGTATCAAGACATTTATGGATGTATATGGAGGGATGATCCATCCATTTCTTGATCTGGTTGAATTGACACCAAATGATCCTACCAAACTGGTACAGCCTCTAGTTCTTAAAAGGAGACTAGGAAGACCTCACAAAATCATGAACGAGGAAGGTGATGAGGAGTACAATGGGAGATCAACACAAATGAGATGTAGAAAATGCAAGCAAGTAGGCCACAACAAGAGGATATACCAGTTAGCTCCAATGAAGGGCACTGAAGCTTCTACTAGTAAGGGAGTTGATGTGAAAGTATATAACCTATATGCTTTTGTAGATATTTAA